The following proteins come from a genomic window of Pararhodobacter sp.:
- a CDS encoding TRAP transporter small permease subunit — MTFLSNLMRAINGLNRLIGNVFSWLALAIVITCFWVVIERYFFGNTRLWMQDLYPWLNGVMFTAVAGYALLHNDHVRVDIFYRPASNVKKAWMDLVGVLVFLLPTMYVVWIYCLPFVVRSWGLREASSNPGGASGLFLVKGFILVFAVTIALQGISMLIRSLLIIKGREDLVPADYRYEAHVEAA; from the coding sequence ATGACGTTTCTGTCTAACCTCATGCGTGCGATCAACGGGCTGAACCGGCTGATCGGAAACGTGTTTTCATGGCTGGCGCTGGCCATCGTGATCACCTGTTTCTGGGTCGTGATCGAGCGATATTTCTTTGGCAACACGCGATTGTGGATGCAGGATCTGTATCCGTGGCTGAACGGGGTGATGTTCACCGCCGTTGCCGGATATGCCTTGCTTCACAATGACCATGTGCGGGTGGATATTTTCTACCGACCGGCCTCGAACGTCAAAAAGGCGTGGATGGATCTGGTGGGTGTTCTGGTGTTCTTGCTGCCGACCATGTACGTCGTCTGGATCTATTGCCTGCCTTTCGTGGTGCGGTCGTGGGGTCTGCGCGAAGCATCCTCGAACCCCGGCGGCGCCTCGGGCCTGTTCCTGGTCAAAGGTTTCATTCTGGTGTTCGCCGTCACCATCGCCCTACAGGGAATCTCCATGCTGATCCGGTCCCTCTTGATCATCAAGGGGCGCGAGGATCTCGTGCCTGCAGACTACCGTTATGAAGCCCATGTGGAGGCCGCATAA
- a CDS encoding DMT family transporter, whose protein sequence is MDSEQSQPLKAALWMMGAIASFSLMAVAGRTVQVEIASYELMFWRSLLGMIIVLAIIRLRTGSLATIRTRHISLHVTRNVFHFFGQNMWFYGITVIPLSQLVALEFTMPIWVLLMAPLFLGEALTGRKLIVALLGFIGVLIVAQPGVQPINSGHLAGILAAIAFAINLIFTRKIMRHDAVLCVLFWMTFSQMLMGLGLSGAMGFTWPSLALVPWLIILAITGLTAHYSLTSALGLAPAMVVAPMEFARLPIIALVGVVVYAETLDPAVFLGGAIIFAANFWNMRAGRRQTS, encoded by the coding sequence ATGGACAGCGAACAGTCGCAACCTCTGAAAGCCGCGCTGTGGATGATGGGGGCGATTGCCTCATTCTCGTTGATGGCGGTGGCGGGGCGCACGGTACAGGTCGAAATCGCCAGCTATGAGCTGATGTTCTGGCGCTCGTTGCTGGGCATGATCATCGTACTGGCGATCATCCGCCTTCGCACCGGCAGTCTTGCGACGATCCGCACCAGACACATCAGCCTGCATGTAACCCGCAATGTGTTCCATTTCTTTGGTCAGAACATGTGGTTCTATGGGATCACGGTGATCCCGCTGTCGCAGCTTGTCGCGCTGGAGTTCACCATGCCGATCTGGGTGTTGTTGATGGCGCCGCTGTTTCTGGGAGAGGCCCTGACGGGCCGCAAGCTGATCGTCGCGCTGCTTGGGTTCATCGGTGTCCTGATCGTGGCGCAGCCGGGCGTGCAGCCGATCAACTCGGGGCATCTGGCGGGCATTCTGGCCGCCATTGCCTTTGCGATCAACCTGATCTTTACCCGCAAGATCATGCGCCATGATGCGGTGTTGTGCGTGCTGTTCTGGATGACCTTCAGCCAGATGTTGATGGGTCTTGGTCTGTCGGGCGCAATGGGATTTACATGGCCCAGCCTGGCGTTGGTGCCGTGGCTGATCATCCTCGCGATCACCGGGCTGACGGCACATTATTCGCTGACCTCGGCGCTGGGTCTGGCACCGGCAATGGTTGTCGCGCCGATGGAATTTGCCCGGCTGCCGATCATCGCGCTGGTTGGCGTGGTGGTTTACGCGGAAACCCTGGATCCGGCGGTCTTTCTGGGTGGCGCAATCATTTTTGCGGCGAATTTCTGGAACATGCGGGCGGGCCGACGCCAGACGTCATGA
- a CDS encoding phosphate acyltransferase — MDALTSALATARARNARVLLPEIDDPRLSEAAERLRAEGLARPVTLADARPTAAYVDLLLANRPGLKPALALRMLEKPLIRAAAMVAAGQAEAMVAGVSHTTRRVIEAASLALGLAEGVTTPSSFFLMILPDGRTFVFADCAVNTDPDAAQLADIARASAASARALLGEARVALLSYSTGASGSGRSVDVVRAVAEATGFSGPVQADAALNAAIAAKKGHLAAPANTLIFPDLNAGNIAYKLMQELAGARAIGPILQGFRKPVCDLSRGATVADIVAATAVTLAMI, encoded by the coding sequence TTGGATGCGCTGACCTCGGCATTGGCAACGGCGCGCGCGCGCAACGCCCGTGTCCTGCTGCCTGAAATCGACGATCCGCGCCTGAGTGAGGCCGCCGAGCGGTTGCGCGCCGAGGGGCTGGCCCGTCCGGTGACTCTGGCCGATGCGCGCCCGACTGCGGCCTATGTCGATCTGCTGCTGGCCAATCGCCCGGGCCTCAAACCGGCGCTGGCGTTGCGGATGCTGGAAAAGCCCTTGATCCGCGCCGCCGCCATGGTGGCGGCCGGCCAGGCCGAGGCAATGGTCGCCGGTGTATCCCACACCACGCGCCGCGTGATCGAGGCCGCCAGTCTGGCACTTGGTTTGGCCGAGGGCGTGACGACGCCCTCCAGCTTTTTCCTGATGATCCTGCCCGATGGCCGGACCTTCGTGTTCGCCGATTGCGCGGTGAACACCGATCCCGACGCCGCGCAACTCGCCGATATCGCCCGCGCCAGCGCCGCCTCGGCGCGGGCATTGCTGGGCGAGGCCCGCGTGGCGTTGCTCAGTTATTCCACCGGCGCATCCGGCAGTGGCCGGTCGGTTGATGTCGTGCGCGCCGTGGCCGAAGCGACCGGCTTTTCCGGCCCGGTGCAGGCCGATGCCGCACTCAATGCCGCCATTGCCGCGAAAAAGGGTCACCTCGCCGCACCCGCAAACACGCTGATCTTCCCGGATCTGAACGCCGGGAATATCGCCTATAAACTGATGCAGGAGTTGGCCGGAGCGCGGGCCATCGGCCCGATCCTGCAAGGGTTTCGCAAGCCGGTCTGTGACCTGTCACGCGGGGCCACCGTGGCGGATATTGTCGCCGCGACGGCCGTCACCCTCGCGATGATCTGA
- a CDS encoding sulfite exporter TauE/SafE family protein yields MSLPFELSAGATAYLALVIFVAAFIRGYSGFGYPVLVIAAGALVINPLLLIPMAVMGDLVLCAQHWRASRAHVHWPTVIRLGIGAALGMLAGIWTLSLMTEEFARIAVGVMVLLASLLMLIGWTIPGRAGPAATLGMGVVSGLTTPAGVAGQPAVMLVSALGMTPLVFRATLLAYFVALDVMTFVQFSLAGLVDTESLIATALSVPLVVVGSAIGARMVLRSDPVLFRRATIGVLMLMAVLGLAKGLM; encoded by the coding sequence GTGAGTTTGCCGTTTGAGTTGAGCGCCGGAGCCACGGCCTATCTGGCCTTGGTGATTTTCGTCGCCGCATTCATTCGCGGCTATTCCGGGTTCGGCTATCCGGTGCTGGTCATTGCGGCGGGGGCGCTGGTGATCAATCCGCTGTTGCTGATCCCGATGGCGGTGATGGGCGATCTGGTCTTGTGCGCCCAACACTGGCGGGCGTCGCGGGCACATGTGCACTGGCCAACGGTGATCCGGCTGGGGATCGGCGCGGCGTTGGGGATGCTTGCGGGGATCTGGACCCTGTCGCTGATGACCGAGGAATTCGCGCGGATCGCGGTCGGCGTGATGGTGCTGCTGGCCTCGCTGCTGATGCTGATCGGCTGGACGATTCCGGGCCGCGCCGGGCCTGCGGCGACGCTGGGCATGGGGGTGGTCTCGGGGCTCACGACGCCGGCGGGTGTGGCCGGGCAACCGGCGGTGATGCTGGTTTCGGCGCTGGGCATGACGCCTCTGGTATTCCGCGCAACCTTGCTGGCCTATTTCGTGGCGCTGGATGTGATGACCTTTGTGCAATTCTCGCTGGCCGGGCTGGTCGACACCGAATCCCTGATCGCCACCGCGCTGTCGGTGCCACTGGTCGTGGTTGGCAGCGCCATTGGTGCCCGCATGGTGCTGAGGTCGGACCCGGTCCTGTTCCGACGGGCGACGATTGGCGTTCTGATGCTGATGGCGGTGCTCGGCTTGGCGAAGGGCTTGATGTGA
- the xsc gene encoding sulfoacetaldehyde acetyltransferase: protein MRMTTEEAFVKVLQRHGIEHAFGIIGSAFMPISDLFPRAGIRFWDCAHEGSGGMMADGYTRATGKMSLMIAQNGPGITNFVTAVKTAYWNHTPLLLVTPQAANKSIGQGGFQEVAQMALFQDMVAYQEEVRDPTRIAEVLNRVIEQAHRHSAPAQINVPRDFWTQVIDIDLPEPARFERPEGGKEAVARAAALLSAAKFPVILNGAGVVLGGAIPASMALAERLDAPVCVGYQHNDAFPGSHPLFAGPLGYNGSKAAMELISRADVVLCLGTRLNPFSTLPGYALDYWPKAARIIQVDINPDRIGLTKNVTVGIVGDAKKVAEAVLAQLASAAGNHARTERKAMIAQAKSAWAQQLSSMDHEDDDPGTDWNQRARSDKPDWMSPRMAWRAIQSALPRDAIISSDIGNNCAIGNAYPSFDDGRKYLAPGLFGPCGYGLPSIIGAKIGCPEVPVVGFAGDGAFGISVTELTAIGRPEWPAITMVVFRNYQWGAEKRNSTLWYDDNFVGTELDEQVSYAGIAQACGLQGVQARTMDALQQALAKAIEDQMKHGKTTLIEAMINQELGEPFRRDAMKKPVAVAGIDPADMRKQTV from the coding sequence ATGCGCATGACCACCGAGGAAGCCTTTGTCAAAGTGCTGCAACGGCACGGAATCGAACACGCGTTCGGCATCATCGGCTCGGCCTTCATGCCGATTTCCGATCTGTTCCCGCGCGCGGGCATTCGGTTCTGGGACTGCGCGCATGAGGGGTCCGGCGGGATGATGGCCGATGGCTATACGCGGGCCACCGGCAAGATGAGCCTGATGATCGCGCAGAACGGCCCCGGCATCACCAATTTCGTGACCGCCGTGAAAACCGCCTATTGGAACCACACGCCGCTGTTGCTGGTCACGCCGCAGGCTGCGAATAAATCCATCGGTCAGGGCGGGTTCCAGGAGGTCGCGCAAATGGCGCTGTTCCAGGATATGGTCGCCTATCAAGAGGAGGTGCGCGACCCCACGCGGATCGCCGAGGTGCTGAACCGGGTGATCGAACAGGCGCACCGCCACTCGGCCCCGGCGCAGATCAACGTGCCGCGCGATTTCTGGACACAGGTGATTGATATCGACCTGCCCGAACCCGCCAGGTTCGAGCGCCCGGAGGGCGGCAAGGAGGCGGTGGCGCGGGCCGCAGCGCTGCTGTCGGCGGCGAAGTTCCCGGTGATCCTGAACGGCGCAGGCGTGGTTCTGGGCGGCGCGATCCCGGCCTCGATGGCGCTGGCCGAGCGGTTGGACGCCCCGGTCTGCGTGGGCTACCAGCACAATGACGCCTTCCCCGGCTCGCACCCGCTGTTCGCCGGGCCCTTGGGCTACAACGGATCGAAGGCCGCAATGGAGTTGATTTCTCGGGCAGATGTGGTATTGTGTCTGGGTACCCGGCTGAACCCGTTTTCAACACTTCCGGGATACGCGCTGGACTATTGGCCAAAGGCGGCCAGGATTATCCAAGTCGACATCAACCCCGACCGGATCGGGCTGACGAAGAATGTGACAGTCGGTATTGTCGGCGACGCAAAGAAGGTCGCCGAGGCGGTTTTGGCGCAATTGGCCTCTGCCGCGGGCAACCATGCGCGCACCGAACGCAAAGCGATGATCGCGCAGGCCAAATCCGCTTGGGCGCAGCAATTGTCGAGCATGGATCACGAGGATGACGATCCCGGCACCGACTGGAATCAGCGCGCGCGGTCGGACAAGCCCGACTGGATGAGCCCGCGCATGGCGTGGCGGGCGATTCAATCGGCGCTGCCCAGGGACGCGATCATCAGCTCTGACATTGGCAACAACTGCGCGATCGGCAACGCCTATCCCAGCTTTGACGATGGGCGCAAATATCTGGCGCCGGGGTTGTTCGGCCCCTGTGGCTATGGCTTGCCCAGCATCATCGGCGCGAAAATCGGCTGCCCGGAGGTGCCGGTGGTGGGCTTTGCGGGCGACGGGGCCTTCGGGATTTCCGTGACCGAACTGACCGCCATTGGCCGCCCCGAGTGGCCGGCGATCACCATGGTCGTGTTCCGCAATTATCAATGGGGCGCCGAAAAGCGCAATTCGACGCTGTGGTATGACGACAATTTCGTCGGCACCGAGCTGGATGAACAGGTGTCTTATGCGGGCATCGCGCAGGCCTGTGGTTTGCAGGGCGTGCAGGCGCGGACGATGGACGCGTTGCAACAGGCGCTGGCCAAGGCCATCGAGGACCAGATGAAACACGGCAAAACCACCCTGATCGAGGCGATGATCAATCAGGAACTGGGCGAGCCGTTCCGCCGCGATGCGATGAAAAAACCGGTGGCAGTTGCCGGGATCGACCCGGCGGATATGCGAAAGCAAACCGTGTGA
- a CDS encoding PLP-dependent aminotransferase family protein — MAISVECFLLDPQQSGTLQNRIRQMVAQGILAGRLRPGERMPSSRKLAVHLAVSRITVSQAYAELVADDYLMAKGRSGYFISEGAPQPVPPAQALISHEDRVDWARVLGPRPEAGSPTRGKPRNWRDFRYPFVYGQADPSLFDHANWRGCMMLALGHKDFARMTDDQFDHDDPALLEYIARHTLPRRGILARPDEVLVTLGAQNALWLAAQLLLNQRRTAVIEDPGYPGLREILAQVRCRTVPVSVGPQGLGPRALPDDLDVLFCTPSHHCPTGATMPLEARHALLAEASTRNAVIVEDDYEFEITHNRAPLPALKSLDREGRVIHVGSFSKSLFPGLRLGFLVGPAPFIREARALRATVLRHPPGLLQRAAAHFLSLGHYDAMLKRLMRSFSQRREVMLEAVAHHGLTIAGATDAGGSSLWMRTPPGVSATELARRLHEDSVLIEPGPPFYNDHAQGDHYYRIAYSSITAERIPEGIARIARRLS; from the coding sequence ATGGCGATCTCGGTTGAGTGTTTCTTGCTGGATCCGCAGCAAAGCGGCACCTTGCAAAATCGCATCCGGCAGATGGTCGCGCAAGGGATTCTGGCCGGGCGTTTGCGACCGGGCGAGCGGATGCCGTCGAGCCGCAAACTGGCCGTGCATCTGGCGGTCAGTCGCATCACCGTCTCGCAGGCCTATGCCGAACTGGTCGCCGACGATTACCTGATGGCCAAGGGGCGGTCGGGGTATTTCATCTCGGAGGGCGCACCGCAGCCCGTGCCGCCCGCACAGGCGCTGATCAGCCACGAGGACAGGGTGGATTGGGCGCGGGTGCTGGGGCCGCGCCCGGAAGCCGGCTCACCGACGCGGGGCAAGCCGCGCAACTGGCGCGATTTCCGCTATCCGTTTGTTTATGGGCAGGCCGATCCGTCGCTGTTCGATCACGCGAATTGGCGCGGCTGCATGATGCTGGCACTGGGGCACAAGGATTTTGCCCGGATGACCGACGACCAGTTCGACCATGATGACCCGGCCTTGCTGGAGTATATCGCCCGCCACACCCTGCCCCGGCGCGGCATTCTGGCGCGTCCCGATGAGGTGCTGGTGACGCTTGGCGCGCAAAATGCGCTGTGGTTGGCCGCGCAACTGTTGCTGAACCAGCGGCGCACGGCGGTGATCGAGGATCCCGGCTATCCCGGTCTGCGCGAGATCCTGGCGCAGGTGCGCTGCCGGACGGTTCCGGTTTCGGTGGGGCCGCAGGGGTTGGGGCCAAGGGCACTGCCCGATGACCTCGATGTTCTGTTCTGTACGCCCAGCCACCATTGCCCGACCGGGGCGACGATGCCGTTGGAGGCGCGGCACGCGTTGTTGGCCGAGGCCTCAACGCGCAACGCGGTGATTGTCGAGGATGATTATGAATTCGAGATTACCCACAACCGCGCGCCGCTGCCCGCGCTGAAATCGCTGGATCGCGAGGGCCGGGTGATCCATGTCGGCAGTTTCTCGAAATCCCTGTTTCCGGGGCTGCGGCTGGGGTTTCTGGTCGGCCCGGCGCCGTTCATCCGCGAGGCCCGGGCCCTGCGCGCCACCGTCCTGCGCCACCCGCCCGGCCTGTTGCAACGCGCCGCCGCGCATTTCCTGTCGCTGGGGCATTACGACGCCATGCTCAAACGCCTGATGCGCAGCTTTTCGCAGCGCCGCGAGGTGATGCTGGAGGCCGTCGCGCATCACGGCCTGACCATCGCCGGAGCCACGGACGCGGGCGGCTCCAGCCTGTGGATGCGCACGCCGCCCGGCGTTTCGGCGACCGAGTTGGCGCGCCGATTGCACGAGGACAGCGTGCTGATCGAACCCGGCCCGCCGTTCTACAACGACCATGCGCAGGGCGATCACTATTATCGCATCGCCTACTCCTCGATCACCGCCGAGCGTATTCCCGAGGGCATCGCCCGCATTGCGCGCCGGTTGTCGTAA
- a CDS encoding aspartate aminotransferase family protein — MDSTVNDIAAVVEADRVHVWHHLSQHKQYETIDPRVIVEGKGLRVWDATGRETLDAVSGGVWTVNVGYGRESIANVVRDQLLKMNYFAGSAGSIPGAMYAQRLIEKMPGMTRVYYSNSGSEANEKAYKMVRQIAHTVHGGNKWKILYRERDYHGTTIAALASGGQEERRAMYGPFPAGFIPVPHCLEYRSQWGEVADYGLRAANAIEEVILREGPDSVGAIILEPVTAGGGVITPPEGYWPRVQEICKKYGLLLIIDEVVCGVGRTGKWFGYQQYDIQPDIVTMAKGVASGYAAISCTVTTEAVFEMFKSNPADPLNYFRDISTFGGCTAGPAAALENMRIIEEEDLLTNTNAMSARLLGNLNTLAEKHAVIGQVRGKGLFVGAELVSDRESRDPLAEKTVAAVVAGVMKRGVQIGMTNRSLPGFNNTLCLSPALMVTADQIDQMTTAIDESLAEVCG; from the coding sequence ATGGATAGTACCGTCAACGATATCGCCGCCGTGGTCGAGGCCGACCGCGTCCATGTTTGGCATCACCTGAGCCAGCACAAACAATATGAAACCATTGATCCCCGCGTGATCGTCGAGGGCAAGGGTTTGCGCGTCTGGGACGCCACCGGCCGCGAGACGCTGGACGCCGTTTCCGGCGGCGTGTGGACGGTCAACGTCGGTTACGGGCGCGAGAGCATCGCCAATGTCGTGCGCGATCAACTGCTGAAGATGAACTATTTCGCCGGGTCGGCAGGGTCGATCCCCGGCGCGATGTACGCGCAAAGACTGATCGAGAAAATGCCGGGCATGACGCGGGTGTATTATTCGAACTCGGGCTCCGAGGCGAATGAGAAAGCCTACAAGATGGTCCGCCAGATCGCCCATACGGTGCATGGCGGCAACAAGTGGAAAATCCTGTACCGAGAGCGCGACTATCACGGCACCACCATCGCCGCGCTGGCTTCCGGCGGGCAAGAGGAACGCCGCGCCATGTACGGCCCGTTCCCGGCAGGGTTCATCCCGGTGCCGCATTGCCTTGAATACCGCAGCCAGTGGGGCGAGGTCGCCGATTACGGCCTGCGCGCCGCGAACGCGATCGAGGAGGTCATCCTGCGCGAAGGCCCCGATTCGGTCGGCGCGATCATCCTTGAACCGGTCACCGCAGGCGGCGGCGTGATCACCCCGCCCGAAGGCTACTGGCCGCGTGTGCAGGAAATCTGCAAGAAATACGGGCTGCTGCTGATTATCGACGAGGTGGTCTGCGGTGTCGGGCGCACGGGTAAATGGTTCGGCTATCAGCAATATGACATCCAGCCCGACATCGTGACCATGGCCAAGGGCGTGGCCTCGGGCTATGCGGCGATTTCCTGCACCGTGACCACCGAAGCGGTGTTCGAGATGTTCAAATCCAACCCCGCTGACCCGCTCAACTATTTCCGCGACATTTCCACCTTTGGCGGCTGCACGGCGGGCCCGGCGGCGGCGCTGGAAAACATGCGCATCATCGAGGAAGAAGACCTGTTGACCAACACCAACGCGATGAGTGCGCGGCTGCTGGGCAATCTGAACACACTGGCCGAGAAGCACGCGGTCATCGGCCAGGTGCGCGGCAAGGGGCTGTTCGTGGGCGCGGAACTGGTGTCCGACCGCGAAAGCCGCGACCCGCTGGCCGAGAAAACCGTGGCCGCCGTAGTGGCGGGGGTGATGAAACGCGGCGTGCAGATCGGCATGACCAACCGCTCGCTGCCGGGGTTCAACAACACGCTGTGCCTGTCGCCCGCCTTGATGGTGACGGCCGACCAGATCGACCAGATGACCACCGCCATCGACGAATCGCTGGCTGAGGTCTGCGGGTAA
- a CDS encoding alpha/beta hydrolase family protein: MRYVVPIIAALAVTPALADETVVTLEGGVVGTLSMPDGDGPFPAVLMLHGFGSSRDEVGGMYATEASALADIGIASLRIDFRGFGQSAGDTGHHTVDRQNGDAAVGLAALMTTDGVDAARIGVLGFSFGGGAAIQLAAANPEAVRSLVTWSSVADYDVDFLQSLGQPTFDRAAARRASSGSIWGGAPSL; encoded by the coding sequence ATGCGCTATGTCGTTCCGATCATTGCGGCTCTTGCCGTGACACCCGCCCTGGCCGATGAAACCGTCGTCACCTTGGAGGGCGGCGTGGTTGGCACCTTGTCGATGCCCGATGGGGACGGCCCGTTTCCCGCGGTCCTGATGCTGCATGGTTTCGGGTCCAGCCGGGATGAGGTGGGCGGCATGTACGCCACCGAGGCCTCCGCGCTGGCCGACATCGGCATCGCCTCGCTCCGGATTGATTTTCGCGGCTTCGGCCAATCGGCGGGCGATACCGGACATCACACGGTGGATCGTCAGAACGGGGATGCCGCGGTTGGACTTGCGGCCTTGATGACCACCGACGGCGTTGATGCGGCGCGAATCGGCGTTCTGGGCTTCTCGTTTGGCGGTGGCGCCGCAATCCAATTGGCGGCGGCCAATCCCGAGGCCGTGCGCTCGCTGGTGACCTGGTCCTCGGTCGCCGATTACGACGTCGATTTCCTGCAAAGCCTGGGGCAGCCGACCTTTGACCGCGCCGCGGCCAGGAGGGCATCGTCGGGCTCGATCTGGGGTGGCGCACCATCGCTTTGA
- a CDS encoding LysR family transcriptional regulator — protein MDRLTEMEAFATVVDQGGFTDAARKMGISKSAVSKHVSSLEARLGARLLNRTTRRVSPTEIGLVYYDRARRVLNDAGEADSIVTAMQSAPSGVLRMSVATDFGVSLLSPVLDEFLEEFPEISVNMVLKNRYVELISEGFDMAIRIGEMEDSSLRARKISQTNQRLIASPKYFQQHGRPMRIDDLNEHRLLHFSNQASANVWKIAAPSGEVRQVRGTGWLTVNDGQSLMNAAIKGMGIAYLPSYLYHDAMEQGLVEDVIPELPQMTMGIYAVYPPGRFTQPKVRAFIDFLVQRFAEKGPERW, from the coding sequence ATGGACCGTTTGACTGAAATGGAAGCTTTCGCCACGGTCGTTGACCAAGGCGGCTTTACCGATGCCGCCCGCAAGATGGGGATCTCGAAATCTGCGGTCTCGAAACATGTCTCCTCGCTGGAGGCGCGGCTGGGGGCGCGGCTGTTGAACCGGACGACACGGCGCGTCAGCCCGACCGAGATCGGCCTTGTTTATTATGATCGGGCGCGGCGGGTGCTGAACGACGCGGGCGAAGCCGACAGCATCGTCACCGCGATGCAATCGGCCCCCTCGGGCGTGCTGCGCATGTCGGTTGCCACCGATTTCGGCGTCAGCCTGTTGTCGCCGGTGCTTGATGAATTCCTCGAAGAATTCCCGGAAATCAGTGTCAACATGGTGTTGAAGAACCGCTATGTCGAACTGATCTCGGAAGGCTTCGACATGGCAATCCGCATCGGCGAGATGGAGGATAGCAGCCTGCGCGCCCGCAAGATCTCGCAAACCAACCAGCGCCTGATTGCCTCGCCCAAGTATTTCCAGCAGCACGGCCGCCCGATGCGGATCGACGATCTGAACGAACACCGCTTGCTGCATTTCTCGAACCAGGCCAGCGCCAATGTGTGGAAAATCGCCGCGCCCTCGGGCGAGGTGCGGCAGGTGCGGGGCACTGGGTGGCTGACGGTCAATGACGGGCAATCCCTGATGAACGCCGCGATCAAGGGCATGGGCATCGCCTATTTGCCAAGCTACCTTTACCACGACGCAATGGAACAAGGGCTGGTCGAGGATGTGATCCCCGAGTTGCCGCAGATGACGATGGGCATCTATGCCGTCTATCCGCCGGGTCGGTTCACCCAACCCAAAGTGCGCGCCTTCATAGATTTTCTGGTACAGCGATTCGCCGAAAAAGGGCCAGAACGCTGGTAA
- a CDS encoding AEC family transporter: MILWPILAGLVPSFLLVGLGGIVRGRLSENAWTGLDKLNFEILFPALLFTAAASRPMDVSRVVVIGPSVWAILTLGLVAGYTARRFGPERFLDFAGAWQTAWRFNTAMGFVAVATLTRADAAMMAVVAGMAVPVANIFAVSVLSRGGNLGFWATVKRVALNPFLLASVGGVIVGLSGFPVPVLIMAPLQLLAQAAIPIALISVGATMDWRALGRFDAFSGILVGVKLLLLPAATLTACVLLGADPAILSILTMFAALPTASAAHVLASGFGADRILSATVVAQGTLLAALTLPLWILAIEALV, from the coding sequence ATGATCCTGTGGCCGATCCTTGCCGGGTTGGTGCCCAGTTTCCTGTTGGTGGGGCTGGGCGGGATCGTGCGCGGGCGGCTGTCGGAAAACGCCTGGACCGGCCTCGACAAGCTGAATTTCGAGATCCTGTTTCCGGCGCTGTTGTTCACCGCCGCCGCCTCGCGCCCGATGGATGTGTCGCGGGTGGTGGTGATCGGCCCTTCGGTCTGGGCGATCCTGACGCTGGGGTTGGTGGCGGGCTACACGGCGCGGCGCTTTGGCCCCGAGCGGTTCCTGGATTTCGCCGGCGCCTGGCAAACCGCCTGGCGGTTCAACACGGCGATGGGGTTTGTCGCGGTCGCCACGCTGACCCGCGCCGATGCCGCAATGATGGCCGTCGTCGCGGGCATGGCGGTGCCGGTGGCGAATATCTTTGCCGTCTCGGTCTTGTCGCGGGGCGGCAATCTGGGGTTTTGGGCGACCGTCAAACGCGTGGCGCTCAATCCGTTCCTGCTGGCCTCGGTGGGCGGCGTGATCGTCGGCCTGTCCGGGTTCCCCGTGCCGGTGCTGATCATGGCCCCACTGCAATTGCTGGCCCAGGCGGCGATCCCGATTGCGCTGATCTCGGTCGGGGCCACGATGGATTGGCGCGCACTGGGCCGGTTCGACGCGTTCAGCGGCATTCTGGTGGGCGTCAAACTGCTTTTGCTGCCCGCCGCGACACTGACAGCATGCGTGTTGCTCGGCGCGGACCCGGCGATCCTGTCGATCCTGACGATGTTTGCGGCCCTGCCCACAGCCTCGGCGGCGCATGTTCTGGCGTCCGGATTCGGCGCGGATCGTATCCTCAGCGCCACCGTCGTGGCGCAAGGCACGTTATTGGCAGCGCTGACCTTGCCGCTCTGGATCCTCGCCATCGAGGCGCTGGTTTAG